From Rattus rattus isolate New Zealand chromosome 17, Rrattus_CSIRO_v1, whole genome shotgun sequence, the proteins below share one genomic window:
- the Samd1 gene encoding LOW QUALITY PROTEIN: atherin (The sequence of the model RefSeq protein was modified relative to this genomic sequence to represent the inferred CDS: inserted 5 bases in 4 codons; deleted 2 bases in 2 codons), which produces MAGPPALXPPETAAATTAAAASSSAASPHYQEWILDTIDSLRSRKARPDLERICRMVRRRHGLEPERTRXELEKLIQQRAVLRVSYKGSISYRNAARVQPPRRGATPTRPAARPRXGPAAPPPTPXPPPAPVAAPDPAPRAAAATAPPSPGPAQPGPRAQRAAPLAAPPPAPAAPPAAAPPAGPRRAPPPAVAAREPPAPPQQQQPPPPQPQPPPEGGARAGGPARPVSLREVVRYLGGSGGASGRLTRGRVQGLLEEEAARGRLERTRLGALALPRGDRPGRAPPAASARAARSKRGGEERVFEKEEEDDDEDDEEEEEDNVSEGSEVPESDRPAGAQHHQINGERGPQSAKERVKEWSPCGPFQGQDEGRGPAPGSCTHQVFSMTAMNKEGGSACVAAAPDSPSPVPLPPGKPALPGADGTPFGCPPGRKEKPTDPVEWTVMDVVEYFTEAGFPEQATAFQEQEIDGKSLLLMQRTDVLTGLSIRLGPALKIYEHHIKVLQQGHFEDDDPDGFLG; this is translated from the exons ATGGCGGGGCCCCCGGCCCT CCCCCCGGAGACGGCGGCGGCCACCACGGCGGCCGCCGCCTCGTCGTCCGCCGCTTCCCCGCACTACCAAGAGTGGATTCTGGACACCATCGACTCGCTGCGCTCGCGCAAGGCGCGGCCGGACCTGGAGCGCATCTGCCGGATGGTGCGGCGGCGGCACGGCCTGGAGCCGGAGCGCACGC GGGAGCTCGAGAAACTGATCCAGCAGCGCGCCGTGCTCCGGGTCAGCTACAAGGGGAGCATCTCGTACCGCAACGCGGCGCGCGTCCAGCCGCCCCGCCGCGGAGCCACCCCCACCCGCCCCGCCGCGCGTCCCC GGGGCCCCGCCGCGCCGCCGCCCACGC GCCCGCCGCCCGCGCCCGTCGCCGCCCCTGACCCGGCGCCCCGCGCGGCCGCCGCCACAGCGCCCCCTTCTCCCGGCCCCGCGCAGCCGGGT CCCAGGGCGCAGCGGGCCGCGCCCCTGGCCGCTCCGCCACCAGCGCCCGCCGCG CCCCCGGCCGCGGCGCCCCCAGCCGGCCCGCGCCGTGCACCGCCGCCCGCCGTCGCCGCCCGGGAGCCGCCGGCGccgccacagcagcagcagccgccacCGCCGCAGCCACAGCCGCCGCCGGAGGGGGGCGCGCGGGCGGGCGGCCCGGCGCGGCCCGTGAGCCTGCGGGAAGTCGTGCGCTACCTCGGGGGCAGTGGCGGCGCCAGCGGCCGCCTCACCCGCGGCCGCGTGCAGGGGCTGCTGGAAGAGGAAGCGGCGCGAGGCCGTCTGGAGCGCACCCGCCTGGGAGCGCTCGCACTACCCCGCGGAGACAGGCCGGGACGGGCGCCGCCGGCCGCTAGCGCACGCGCGGCGCGGAGCAAG AGAGGTGGAGAAGAACGGGTGtttgagaaagaagaggaagatgatgatgaagatgacgaagaggaggaggaggacaatgtATCTGAGGGCTCCGAAGTGCCCGAGAGTGACCGCCCCGCAGGTGCTCAGCACCACCAGATTAATGGAGAGCGGGGCCCTCAGAGTGCTAAGGAGAGGGTCAAGGAGTGGTCGCCCTGTGGACCCTTCCAGGGCCAGGATGAAGGGCGGGGACCAGCACCTGGCAGCTGCACACACCAGGTGTTCTCGATGACAGCTATGAATAAAGAAGGGGGATCAG CTTGTGTTGCAGCTGCTCCAGATTCTCCATCTCCTGTGCCTTTGCCTCCAGGAAAACCAGCCCTACCTGGGGCTGATGGGACACCATTTGGCTGTCC TCCTGGGCGCAAGGAGAAGCCAACGGACCCAGTGGAGTGGACAGTCATGGATGTGGTGGAATACTTCACTGAGGCAGGCTTCCCAGAGCAGGCCACTGCTTTCCAAGAGCAG GAAATTGATGGCAAGTCTTTGTTGCTCATGCAACGGACAGATGTGCTCACTGGCCTGTCCATCCGCCTGGGCCCAGCCCTGAAGATCTACGAGCACCACATCAAGGTGCTTCAGCAAGGCCACTTTGAGGACGATGATCCTGATGGCTTTCTAGGCTGA
- the LOC116886130 gene encoding hepatitis A virus cellular receptor 1 homolog, whose product MMPPQVLISGLLLLLPVWTITVTSSHQLWNNHTEVDPTQSPLKISTKDLYIGTSVSAGLLILLTGVLALLKYRHRRKKIQESAIIFHGFQNGVFQSTEQSQAVDVYVIEDSKIPVAH is encoded by the coding sequence ATGATGCCCCCTCAAGTCCTCATTTCAGGTCTCCTACTCCTTCTCCCAGTTTGGACCATCACTGTGACATCATCACACCAGCTTTGGAATAATCACACTGAAGTGGACCCAACACAATCCCCCCTGAAGATCTCCACTAAGGACCTCTATATTGGAACCTCTGTGTCTGctggactcctgatcctccttacAGGTGTCCTGGCTCTCCTAAAgtacagacacagaagaaagaagatccaGGAGAGTGCCATTATCTTCCATGGATTTCAGAATGGAGTTTTTCAAAGCACAGAGCAATCCCAAGCTGTAGACGTCTACGTCATCGAAGACAGTAAAATTCCAGTTGCCCATTGA
- the C17H19orf67 gene encoding UPF0575 protein C19orf67 homolog translates to MAAEPWFAGSLALGPGEAPPSEELGPGPQPYGDPSWSPAGRPEGSAELEPQRAQSMMEAPTSTSSREPLAAELGAAPARLPLDSMFSPITDQLRYLLRKADDFQSYLLYSRDRVQKEQLAKAMPTFLTMCEPYFLYLEAAARSVPPIYGALQELVRKGLLEISQQLTLRLEQLVLMYASFGFVDLEETNPLSISCFFCGRFSISPSHDVSIFRYCTPAAYTASHFPRYLYKKMRWNLETTTEASSQGADAHVDYYFLCYRDTWEDAGQGPANSCPQIQKLWSIGRWMPLGPAEDDLDSWILCPQPPGDYQQLLTIGFEEPSHVLATDLLVQILMGQAGPARPPSSAGPAAWAAPAS, encoded by the exons ATGGCTGCGGAGCCCTGGTTCGCGGGGTCGCTGGCCCTGGGCCCAGGAGAAGCACCGCCCTCGGAGGAATTGGGACCCGGGCCGCAGCCTTATGGAGACCCCTCGTGGTCGCCGGCCGGGAGACCTGAGGGTTCAGCAGAGCTGGAGCCCCAGCGAGCACAGTCCATGATGGAAGCTCCCACCTCCACGTCCTCCCGGGAGCCACTGGCAGCGGAGCTCGGGGCGGCCCCAGCTCGCCTCCCGCTGGACTCCATGTTCAGTCCGATCACTGACCAGCTCCGTTACCTGCTCAGGAAGGCGGATGACTTTCAAAGCTACTTGCTCTACAG caGGGACCGAGTCCAGAAAGAACAGCTAGCCAAGGCTATGCCCACCTTCTTAACAATGTGCGAACCTTACTTCCTATACCTTGAGGCTGCGGCAAGGAGTGTCCCTCCCATCTACGGAGCCCTGCAAGAGTTGGTCCGGAAGGGG TTGCTGGAGATCTCCCAGCAGCTAACCCTGCGCTTGGAACAGTTAGTTCTCATGTATGCCTCCTTTGGGTTCGTGGACCTGGAGGAAACTAACCCTTTGAG CATCTCCTGCTTCTTCTGCGGGAGGTTCTCCATTAGCCCCTCCCACGATGTGTCCATCTTCCGGTACTGCACACCAGCCGCGTACACTGCCAGCCACTTCCCAAGATACCTCTATAAGAAGATGCGCTGGAACCTGGAAAccaccacagaggccagcagccaAGGAGCAGATGCCCATGTGGATTA CTACTTCTTGTGTTATCGAGATACATGGGAGGACGCAGGCCAGGGACCAGCCAATTCGTGCCCCCAGATCCAGAAACTCTGGTCCATTGGCCGATGGATGCCCCTGGGACCGGCAGAGGATGATCTTGATTCATG GATTTTGTGCCCACAGCCACCCGGGGACTACCAGCAGCTACTAACCATCGGCTTCGAGGAGCCGTCGCACGTGCTGGCCACCGACCTGCTGGTGCAGATTCTCATGGGCCAGGCAGGCCCCGCCCGGCCCCCCAGCTCTGCTGGGCCCGCGGCTTGGGCAGCCCCGGCATCCTAA
- the Misp3 gene encoding uncharacterized protein MISP3 isoform X1 has translation METPIQREIRRSCEREESLRRSRGLSPGRAGEELIELRVRPVLSRPGSGTPLPRALERARAGAKMQRDIEREAHRQAALTSPAVPEPSAGRRPQPLDELKRFFEAAAEEGASLQRQPEAGGRLRPALQDGCPVLGQLPPLVAPSLLEQEVLRVHERERELQLQRRSIYGAAEDREPAPSLTPSRGDGKLAVTWPPRRQASENGLEKERRP, from the exons ATGGAGACGCCCATCCAGCGCGAAATCCGCCGTAGTTGCGAGCGCGAGGAGAGCCTGCGCCGGAGCCGCGGTCTGAGTCCCGGTCGCGCGGGCGAGGAACTCATCGAGTTGCGGGTGCGGCCGGTGCTCAGCCGGCCAGGTTCCGGTACCCCGCTGCCGCGCGCCCTGGAGCGCGCTCGGGCGGGCGCGAAGATGCAACGGGACATCGAACGCGAGGCTCACAGGCAGGCGGCGCTGACGAGCCCCGCGGTTCCGGAGCCCAGCGCCGGGCGGCGGCCGCAGCCGCTGGATGAACTCAAGCGCTTCTTTGAGGCCGCAGCAGAGGAAGGAGCGAGCTTGCAGCGGCAGCCGGAGGCCGGAGGCCGGTTGCGCCCCGCCCTTCAGGACGGCTGTCCGGTACTGGGGCAGTTGCCGCCGCTCGTTGCTCCGTCACTGCTAGAGCAGGAGGTGCTCCGGGTGCATGAGCGCGAGCGGGAGCTGCAGCTGCAGCGGCGCAGCATCTACGGGGCAGCCGAGGACCGGGAGCCAGCGCCGAGCCTCACCC CGAGCAGGGGAGATGGAAAGTTGGCGGTGACCTGGCCCCCGCGGAGACAGGCCTCAGAGAACGGCCTGGAGAAG GAGCGCAGACCCTGA
- the Misp3 gene encoding uncharacterized protein MISP3 isoform X2 yields METPIQREIRRSCEREESLRRSRGLSPGRAGEELIELRVRPVLSRPGSGTPLPRALERARAGAKMQRDIEREAHRQAALTSPAVPEPSAGRRPQPLDELKRFFEAAAEEGASLQRQPEAGGRLRPALQDGCPVLGQLPPLVAPSLLEQEVLRVHERERELQLQRRSIYGAAEDREPAPSLTRSPDLSDLSWSLGFLRSPRAGEMESWR; encoded by the exons ATGGAGACGCCCATCCAGCGCGAAATCCGCCGTAGTTGCGAGCGCGAGGAGAGCCTGCGCCGGAGCCGCGGTCTGAGTCCCGGTCGCGCGGGCGAGGAACTCATCGAGTTGCGGGTGCGGCCGGTGCTCAGCCGGCCAGGTTCCGGTACCCCGCTGCCGCGCGCCCTGGAGCGCGCTCGGGCGGGCGCGAAGATGCAACGGGACATCGAACGCGAGGCTCACAGGCAGGCGGCGCTGACGAGCCCCGCGGTTCCGGAGCCCAGCGCCGGGCGGCGGCCGCAGCCGCTGGATGAACTCAAGCGCTTCTTTGAGGCCGCAGCAGAGGAAGGAGCGAGCTTGCAGCGGCAGCCGGAGGCCGGAGGCCGGTTGCGCCCCGCCCTTCAGGACGGCTGTCCGGTACTGGGGCAGTTGCCGCCGCTCGTTGCTCCGTCACTGCTAGAGCAGGAGGTGCTCCGGGTGCATGAGCGCGAGCGGGAGCTGCAGCTGCAGCGGCGCAGCATCTACGGGGCAGCCGAGGACCGGGAGCCAGCGCCGAGCCTCACCC GATCCCCAGATCTATCCGACCTGTCTTGGAGTCTTGGCTTCTTGCGTTCTCCG CGAGCAGGGGAGATGGAAAGTTGGCGGTGA